One region of Triticum aestivum cultivar Chinese Spring chromosome 6B, IWGSC CS RefSeq v2.1, whole genome shotgun sequence genomic DNA includes:
- the LOC123133102 gene encoding bidirectional sugar transporter SWEET14 — MGGLSLQHPWAFAFGLLGNVISFMTYLAPLPTFYRIYRGKSTQGFQSVPYVVALFSAMLWIYYALLKSDECLLITINSAGCVIETIYIIIYLTYAPKQAKLFTAKILLLLNVGVFGLILLLTLLLSEGEKRVVMLGWVCVGFSVSVFVAPLSVIRLVVRTRSVEFMPFSLSLSLTVSAVVWFLYGLLIKDKYVALPNILGFAFGVIQMGLYALYRNAMPTPVPKQVDDVDAIKVPEHVVNIAKPSPTAAIELNTHNPIEPGMPPPTKDNSLACTRVVTKGEVDKVEKATLVEQV; from the exons ATGGGTGGTCTCTCTCTTCAGCACCCGTGGGCCTTTGCCTTTGGCCTCCTAG GCAATGTCATCTCGTTCATGACCTACCTGGCCCCACT GCCGACATTCTACCGAATCTACCGGGGCAAGTCGACGCAGGGgttccaatcggtcccttacgtgGTGGCGCTCTTCAGCGCGATGTTGTGGATCTACTACGCGCTGCTCAAGTCTGACGAGTGCCTCCTCATCACCATCAACTCTGCCGGCTGTGTCATTGAGACCATCTACATCATCATCTACCTCACCTATGCACCAAAGCAAGCCAAG CTCTTCACGGCGAAGATCCTCCTTCTCCTGAATGTGGGTGTGTTCGGTCTTATCCTCCTCCTCACCCTGCTCCTGTCGGAGGGCGAGAAGCGCGTTGTCATGCTTGGGTGGGTTTGCGTTGGCTTCTCTGTCAGCGTCTTCGTCGCGCCCCTCAGCGTCATC CGCCTTGTGGTGCGTACTCGGAGCGTGGAGTTCAtgcccttttccctctccctctccctcaccgtcAGCGCCGTCGTCTGGTtcctctacggcctcctcatcaaggACAAATATGTTGCC CTACCAAACATTCTTGGGTTCGCCTTCGGTGTGATTCAAATGGGGCTTTACGCCCTCTACCGCAATGCCATGCCTACACCGGTGCCCAAGCAGGTGGACGATGTTGATGCCATCAAGGTGCCCGAGCATGTCGTCAACATTGCTAAGCCTAGCCCAACGGCTGCCATCGAGCTCAACACACACAATCCCATCGAACCTGGGATGCCACCACCAACGAAGGATAACAGCTTAGCCTGCACCCGCGTCGTGACCAAGGGGGAAGTTGACAAGGTTGAGAAGGCAACCCTCGTCGAGCAAGTCTAG